One window of the Peptacetobacter hiranonis genome contains the following:
- a CDS encoding NUDIX hydrolase N-terminal domain-containing protein — translation MKNNTFLNEPWLKWAIDIQSIAQAGIEYTKDIYDKERYEMLRLLIQ, via the coding sequence ATGAAAAATAATACTTTTTTAAATGAACCTTGGCTTAAATGGGCAATAGATATTCAGAGTATAGCCCAGGCTGGAATTGAATACACAAAAGATATTTACGATAAAGAAAGATATGAAATGCTCAGGCTTCTAATACAGTAA